CCGAGACTCCCACCTTCCACGCCACCGCGCTCACGCACCCGCTGCTGCCCGCCAGCCGCGCCGTGCCCAACGATGTGCGCCTGGACGCCAGCCTGCAGCTCATCGTGCTCAGCGGACCCAACATGGCCGGCAAGAGCACTCTGCTGCGCGCCATTGGCCTCAACGCCGTGCTCGCACAGGCCGGAGCGCCCGTCTGCGCCGCGCAACTCACGCTCTCGCCGCTTGCCGTTGCGGCCTCCATCTGCGTGCTCGATTCGCTGCAGGGTGGCCTCTCGCGTTTCTATGCCGAGATTCAGCGCCTGAAGCAGATGCAGGACCGCGCCCTCGCCACGCCCGGCGTGCTCTTTCTGCTGGACGAACTCTTCTCCGGCACCAACTCCAACGACCGCCGCACTGGCACTGAAGCCATCGTGCGCACCCTGCTGCGTCACGCGGCCATCGGCATCGTCACCACGCACGATCTCGCGCTCACGCAGATTGTTGATCGGCTCGGGGACCGTCCCGGGGATCAGCTCGGGGGCCACGCGGCCAACTACCACTTCGGCGACCGCTTTCATTCCGGCGAGCTTCACTTCGACTACCGCATGACGCCCGGCATCGTGGAATCCACCAACGCACTCCAGCTCATGCGCGCCGTCGGTCTCGACGTGTAAAGTCGTATCCATTACTCCTCATGCCTGAACAGCGCAAACCTATTCTCGTCATGGGCATCTTCGCCCTAGATCTCGCCTTCCGCACGCACAAGCTGCCCGCCTGGGGAGAAACCGTCGTCGGCTCCTCGCTCGCCACCGCCCCCGGCGGCAAAGGGACCAACCAGGCCATCGCCGCCGCGCGCCTCGGTGCGGAGACATACTTCCTCAGCAAAATCGGCATGGATGCCTTTGGCCACATCGCCGAAGCCGCTTATCGTGAGGCCGGCGTGCGCACCGATTTTCTCCGCCGCGACCCCCACGCCGCCACCGGTGCGGCCGCCATCCTGCTCGATGACGCAAGCGGCGAAAACGCCATCGTCGTCTCGCCCGGCTCCGCCAGCGCGCTCACCACTGCTGAAATTGATGCCGCCCACGAAGCCATCGCCCGCTCGGCCTGTTTCCTCACGCAGTGCGAGCTTCCGCTGCCGCTCGTCCGGCACGCGCTCGGCCTCGCGCGCTCGCTCGGCGTGCCCACTGTTCTCAATCCCGCGCCCGCCGTCGCCGGGGCAGAGAGCCTGCTGCCGCTCTGCGATTTCGTCACGCCCAACGAGCATGAGGCGCAGGCGCTCACCGGCCTGCCTGTCTCCACGCTGGCCGAGGCAGAGGCTGCGGCCGATGTGCTGCTCGCACGCGGCGCACGCCATGCCATCCTCACGCTGGGCGCGCGAGGAGCTTACGTCAAAAGCGCTACACTGAAGCAGCACATTCCCGCCTTCGACGCCGGGCCTGTGGTTGATACCACCGGCGCGGGCGACGCCTTCAACGCGGGCTTCGCCGCCGCTCTGGCCGAGGGCATGGGTGTGATTAGAGCCGCGCGTTTTGGATGCGCCGTGGCGGGCATCGCAGTCACGCGGCCCGGCACCTCGCCCTCCATGCCGCGCCGCCACGAAGTTGAAGCTCTGCTCGCGCGCCACGCCTGATTGCGCATCGCACGCGCAGGCCGCCATAAGGATTCGTTCTCATGAGCCACGCCAGCACCGCATCGCATTCCTCTTCAGCGTCCGCCCCCTTGCATCTGCCTGTGGGCAACCCCGGCTTGCCGCTCGATCTGGACTGGGTCGCCTCGGTCACCGCCAACAGCAGCGCCATCGAGCGCCGCGTGCAGACGCTCACCGCGCGCCGCACCGTCAAAAAAGACTGGCAGGCCGCGTGGCTGCTCAAGGCCATCACCTGCATTGACCTCACCACGCTCTCGGGCGATGACACCGCCGAGCGCGTGCGCCGCCTCTGCGCCAAGGCGCGCCAGCCGCTCAAGCCGGAGTTGGTGCAGGCTCTCGGCATCACGCCGCTGCGTCTCACCGTGGGCGCGGTCTGTGTGTATCACACCTTCGTCGAGACCGCCGTGCAGGCGCTCGCGGGCTCCGGCATTCCTGTCGCTGCGGTCTCCACCGGCTTTCCTGCCGGTCTTTCACCGCTCGCCGAGCGCGTGTCTGAGATTCGCCGCTCTGTCGAAGCCGGTGCGCGCGAAATCGACATCGTCATCCAGCGCGGACAGGTGCTCACCGGCCAGTGGCAAGCGCTCTACGATGAGGTCGCCACCTTCAAACAGGCCTGCGGCCCCGGCGTGCATCTCAAGGCGATTCTCGGCACCGGCGACCTCATGACGCTGCGCAACGTGGGCCGCGCCAGCGTGGTGGCCATGATGGCCGGAGCGGACTTCATCAAGACCTCCACCGGCAAGGAAGCCGTCAACGCCACGCTGCCCGTTTCGCTCGTCATGGCGCGCGCCATTCGCCAGTACTTCGAGCGCACCGGCATCGCCGTCGGCTTCAAGCCCGCCGGTGGCCTGCGCACTGCGAAACAGGCGCTCGAATGGATGTTCCTCATGCGCGAAGAACTCGGCCGCGCCTGGCTTGAGCCGCATCTGTTCCGCTTCGGCGCGAGCGGCATGCTCACCGACATCGAGCGCCAGTTGGAGCACCACGTCACCGGCCGCTACTCCGCCGCTTACCGCCAGCCGATGGCCTGACGCCGCTGAGATCATGACCAATAAGCGTCCATCGCAACTCCAGGCAGAGACGGAAAGTATCAGGGCATGGCTTTAGCCATGCCACAAGCACTGAGCAAAATCCGAGGGCTTTAGCCCCTGAAAACCGTGAAGGGTGCGGGCCTTGGCCCGCGCATCCACCGATCCAACCAACCCATGGGCTCTCGCCCTTGAGGGAATCAAGACTCCGATGAGCATTCTCGAAAAAATGGAAACCCTCGAATACGGTCCCTCGCTCGAAGACAGCAAAGAAGCTCTGGCCTGGCTCGACCGTCACGCGCGCCGCTTCGGTCACTTCATCGCGGGCCGGTGGCACGAGTCCGGCGAAGTTTTTGAGACCACCGACCCCTCCACCGGCGAAACCCTCGCCGCCATCGCGCAGGGCTCCGCTGAGGATGTCGATGCCGCCGTCCGCGCCGCCCGCGCCGCGCTCGCCCCGTGGCAGGCGCTCACGCCGCATGCCCGCGCGCGCTATCTCTACGCCATGGCGCGGCAGGTGCAGAAGCATGCCCGCCGCCTCGCCGTGCTCGAAACCCTCGACAACGGCAAGCCCATCCGCGAGTCGCGCGACATTGACATTCCGCTCGTCGCCCGCCACTTCTACCACCATGCCGGATGGGCGCAACTGCTGCCGCGCGAGCTTCCCGGTTACGCGCCCGTGGGGGTCGCCGGCCAGATCATTCCCTGGCACTTCCCCCTGCTCATGCTCGCCTGGAAGATCGCCCCCGCGCTCGCCTGCGGCAACACCGCCGTGCTCAAGCCCGCCGAATTCACGCCGCTCACCGCGCTCGCCTTCGCCGAAATCTGCCAGGAGATCGCCCTGCCGCCCGGCGTCGTCAACATCGTCACCGGCGATGGACGCACCGGCGAAGCGCTCACCGCGCACCCCGGCATCGACAAGCTCGCCTTCACCGGCTCAACCGAAGTGGGCCGCGCCATTCGCAACGCCACCACCAAAAAGCTCTCGCTGGAACTCGGCGGCAAATCGCCCTTCATCGTTTTTGACGACGCCGATCTTGACAGCGCCGTCGAAGGCGTCGTCGATGGCATCTGGTTCAACCAGGGCCAGGTCTGCTGCGCGGGTTCGCGCCTGCTCGTGCAGGAATCCATTCTCGAAACTCTCACCGCCAAACTGCGCGCGCGCATGCAGACACTCCGCCTCGGCGCGCCGCTCGACAAGGCCATTGACATGGGCGCCATCGTCGCTCCGGTGCAGTTGGAGCGCATCCAGCGCCTCGTTGCCCAGGGCGTCGAAGAGGGCGCGACCTGCTGGCAGCCCACGAATCCGCTGCCCGCGCGCGGCCTCTACTACCCGCCCACGCTGCTCACCGGCGTGCATCCGGCGTCCACCGTCGCGCAGCAGGAAATCTTCGGTCCCGTGCTCTCGGTCCTCAGCTTCCGCACGCTGCATGAGGCCGTCGAGCTGGCCAACAACACCGTGTACGGCCTCGCTGCCAGCGTCTGGAGCGAGAACATCAATGTCGCCCTCGATGTCGCCTCGCGCGTCAAAGCCGGCGTGGTCTGGATCAACGGCACCAACTTCTTCGACGCAGTCTGCGGATTCGGCGGCTACCGCGAGAGCGGCTATGGCCGCGAAGGCGGCCGCGAGGGCCTCTATGAGTATCTGCAACCGTCATGGTTGCAAAACGCTCCGGCACTCCCATCCGGCGCCAGCCCTCATTCCGGCGCGGCTTTTCCAGGGCCGGAGCAGGGAACTCCCGCCATCGACTCCACCATCAAGCAATACATCGGCGGCAAGCAGGCCCGTCCGGATTCCGGCTACAGCTTCCCCGTCTACGCCGCCGATGGAAGCCTCCTCGGCGAAGCCCCGCTCGGCAGCCGCAAAGACATTCGCAACGCCGTCGAGGCCGCGCACAAGGCCGCCGGGTGGGCTAGGACTTCGGCCCACAACCGCGCACAGGTGCTCTATTACCTTGCCGAAAACATGACCCATCGCGAGGCGGAGATCGCCGCTGCGCTGGCCCCCGTGGTGGGCGAAGCCCAGGCCGCCCGCGAAGTCGCGCTGAGCATCGAGCGCATCTTCGCCTACGCC
The DNA window shown above is from Acidobacterium capsulatum ATCC 51196 and carries:
- a CDS encoding aldehyde dehydrogenase family protein, which produces MARASTDPTNPWALALEGIKTPMSILEKMETLEYGPSLEDSKEALAWLDRHARRFGHFIAGRWHESGEVFETTDPSTGETLAAIAQGSAEDVDAAVRAARAALAPWQALTPHARARYLYAMARQVQKHARRLAVLETLDNGKPIRESRDIDIPLVARHFYHHAGWAQLLPRELPGYAPVGVAGQIIPWHFPLLMLAWKIAPALACGNTAVLKPAEFTPLTALAFAEICQEIALPPGVVNIVTGDGRTGEALTAHPGIDKLAFTGSTEVGRAIRNATTKKLSLELGGKSPFIVFDDADLDSAVEGVVDGIWFNQGQVCCAGSRLLVQESILETLTAKLRARMQTLRLGAPLDKAIDMGAIVAPVQLERIQRLVAQGVEEGATCWQPTNPLPARGLYYPPTLLTGVHPASTVAQQEIFGPVLSVLSFRTLHEAVELANNTVYGLAASVWSENINVALDVASRVKAGVVWINGTNFFDAVCGFGGYRESGYGREGGREGLYEYLQPSWLQNAPALPSGASPHSGAAFPGPEQGTPAIDSTIKQYIGGKQARPDSGYSFPVYAADGSLLGEAPLGSRKDIRNAVEAAHKAAGWARTSAHNRAQVLYYLAENMTHREAEIAAALAPVVGEAQAAREVALSIERIFAYAAWADKFDGAVHQPPMRNVTLAMHEPLGVLGIVCPSEAPLLGLLSLVLPAIAMGNRVVAVPSQSYPLIMGVLYPLFDTSDLPAGVINLVAGPPRDLGKTLAGHDDVSAIWYFADPAECETIRRASTGNLKQVFTHDGHAIDWFHAQQGEGEWYLRHATQIKNIWVPYGE
- the deoC gene encoding deoxyribose-phosphate aldolase; this encodes MSHASTASHSSSASAPLHLPVGNPGLPLDLDWVASVTANSSAIERRVQTLTARRTVKKDWQAAWLLKAITCIDLTTLSGDDTAERVRRLCAKARQPLKPELVQALGITPLRLTVGAVCVYHTFVETAVQALAGSGIPVAAVSTGFPAGLSPLAERVSEIRRSVEAGAREIDIVIQRGQVLTGQWQALYDEVATFKQACGPGVHLKAILGTGDLMTLRNVGRASVVAMMAGADFIKTSTGKEAVNATLPVSLVMARAIRQYFERTGIAVGFKPAGGLRTAKQALEWMFLMREELGRAWLEPHLFRFGASGMLTDIERQLEHHVTGRYSAAYRQPMA
- the rbsK gene encoding ribokinase — encoded protein: MPEQRKPILVMGIFALDLAFRTHKLPAWGETVVGSSLATAPGGKGTNQAIAAARLGAETYFLSKIGMDAFGHIAEAAYREAGVRTDFLRRDPHAATGAAAILLDDASGENAIVVSPGSASALTTAEIDAAHEAIARSACFLTQCELPLPLVRHALGLARSLGVPTVLNPAPAVAGAESLLPLCDFVTPNEHEAQALTGLPVSTLAEAEAAADVLLARGARHAILTLGARGAYVKSATLKQHIPAFDAGPVVDTTGAGDAFNAGFAAALAEGMGVIRAARFGCAVAGIAVTRPGTSPSMPRRHEVEALLARHA